Proteins from a genomic interval of Clostridium sp. AN503:
- a CDS encoding class I SAM-dependent methyltransferase, with amino-acid sequence MKLSRRLETIAAMVPSCGCVADVGTDHGFVPIRLLELLKAERAIAMDVRRGPLKRAEEHISQFGLGDRIETRLSDGLLGLEPGEADVVVIAGMGGELMLRILRDGEHVRDTVGCFILSPQSELSLFRHGLEELGLAIMEETMVEEDGKYYTVMAVKPGTMHYEEEYRYRYGDCLIRQGSAVLSEFLDREKTQYQAILAQLAGQSGEGAKARYLELEKELHEIEEACHAMQGTDRTAG; translated from the coding sequence ATGAAGTTATCGAGACGACTGGAAACGATCGCTGCCATGGTGCCGTCATGCGGCTGCGTGGCAGATGTGGGGACAGACCACGGGTTTGTGCCGATCCGTCTGCTGGAGCTTTTAAAGGCGGAGCGGGCGATCGCCATGGATGTGCGCAGAGGGCCGTTAAAGCGCGCGGAGGAGCATATCAGCCAGTTTGGGCTGGGAGACCGGATTGAGACGCGGCTCTCCGACGGGCTTTTAGGGCTGGAGCCGGGCGAGGCGGACGTGGTTGTCATAGCCGGCATGGGGGGAGAGCTGATGCTGCGTATCCTGCGTGACGGAGAACATGTCCGGGATACGGTCGGCTGTTTTATCTTATCTCCCCAGTCTGAGTTATCCCTGTTCCGACATGGGCTGGAGGAGCTGGGCCTTGCCATTATGGAAGAGACCATGGTTGAGGAGGACGGCAAATATTACACGGTGATGGCTGTGAAGCCGGGGACCATGCACTATGAAGAAGAATACCGCTACCGGTACGGGGACTGTCTGATCCGGCAGGGTTCCGCCGTGCTTTCCGAGTTTTTAGATCGGGAGAAGACGCAGTACCAGGCCATTCTGGCGCAGCTTGCCGGGCAGTCCGGGGAGGGCGCAAAGGCCCGTTATCTGGAGCTTGAGAAAGAATTACATGAGATTGAGGAGGCTTGCCATGCAATGCAGGGAACTGATAGGACGGCTGGATGA
- a CDS encoding NAD(P)H-hydrate dehydratase, with translation MKYAVTGSQMKQIDKDTIDRIKIPSLVLMERAALAVADAAERILSPSSARVLSVCGTGNNGADGIAAARILKCRGYDVTVLLAGSLEHASHEHRVQQQIAENLDVPMVEYSDFVPGSCDVIVDALFGIGLGREIEGEYRELLKMLAEKRRSGEAKVVAVDIPSGIHADTGAVMGAALPADITVTFGYLKTGLMLYPGRSYAGAAEVADIGFSQVSLTCAGWDGMILEPSDRSRIPARQADGNKGTFGKLLVIAGSVGMSGAAYLSALAAYRAGAGLVKILTVPENRAVLQAQLPEAIVETCDPEAITPYSDAEDGESFRTVLESQCDWADAIVLGPGLGQEAYVEYLVEAVLSHAYVPIVLDADGLNTVAAHPYLTRYFTENIIITPHMGEMARLCACPVEELKADPVRAAREYSGRYGVVCVMKDAATVTADKDGNVYLNPSGCSAMAKAGSGDVLSGTVAGLLARGMECAEAAAFGVYLHGLAGEAAAAEYGENGLLAHNIADCLHC, from the coding sequence ATGAAATACGCAGTAACCGGCAGCCAGATGAAGCAGATTGACAAGGATACCATAGACCGGATCAAAATCCCGTCCCTGGTTCTGATGGAGCGCGCAGCGCTGGCGGTGGCCGATGCAGCAGAGCGTATCCTTTCCCCGTCCTCTGCCCGCGTTCTGTCTGTCTGCGGAACCGGCAACAACGGCGCTGACGGTATTGCGGCAGCGCGTATTCTTAAATGCAGAGGATACGATGTGACGGTTCTTTTAGCAGGCAGCTTAGAGCATGCCTCACACGAGCACAGGGTCCAGCAGCAGATTGCGGAAAACCTGGATGTTCCGATGGTGGAGTACAGTGATTTTGTCCCGGGAAGCTGTGACGTGATCGTGGACGCTTTGTTCGGGATCGGATTGGGCAGGGAGATCGAGGGTGAATACCGAGAGCTTCTTAAGATGCTTGCTGAAAAACGCAGGTCGGGGGAAGCAAAGGTGGTGGCAGTAGATATCCCATCCGGCATCCATGCAGATACCGGTGCCGTTATGGGCGCTGCACTGCCGGCAGATATTACCGTGACTTTTGGATATTTAAAGACAGGCCTGATGCTGTATCCCGGCAGGAGCTATGCGGGGGCGGCAGAGGTGGCCGATATCGGATTTTCCCAGGTGAGCTTAACCTGCGCAGGCTGGGACGGGATGATACTGGAGCCGTCGGACCGGAGCCGGATTCCGGCGCGCCAGGCAGACGGCAATAAGGGAACGTTCGGAAAGCTGCTTGTCATAGCAGGTTCTGTGGGCATGAGCGGTGCCGCTTATTTAAGCGCGCTTGCCGCCTACCGGGCGGGAGCAGGGCTGGTGAAGATCCTGACGGTCCCGGAGAACCGGGCAGTCCTCCAGGCCCAGCTTCCCGAGGCGATCGTAGAGACCTGCGATCCGGAAGCGATCACACCTTACAGCGATGCAGAAGATGGGGAGAGCTTCCGGACGGTCCTGGAAAGCCAGTGCGACTGGGCGGATGCCATTGTCCTGGGGCCGGGCCTGGGCCAGGAAGCTTATGTGGAATACCTGGTGGAGGCTGTGCTTTCCCACGCCTATGTGCCGATCGTGCTGGATGCGGACGGACTGAATACAGTTGCGGCCCATCCTTATCTGACCCGGTATTTTACGGAAAATATCATTATCACCCCTCACATGGGAGAGATGGCGCGGCTGTGCGCCTGTCCGGTGGAGGAGCTGAAGGCGGACCCGGTGCGGGCGGCAAGGGAGTACAGCGGCAGGTACGGTGTGGTCTGTGTGATGAAGGATGCGGCCACGGTGACCGCCGATAAGGACGGCAATGTGTATTTAAATCCCAGCGGCTGCAGCGCCATGGCGAAGGCTGGTTCCGGGGATGTACTTTCAGGCACGGTCGCCGGGCTGTTGGCGAGAGGGATGGAGTGTGCGGAGGCAGCGGCCTTCGGCGTTTATCTCCACGGGCTTGCAGGAGAAGCCGCAGCAGCAGAATACGGTGAGAACGGCCTGCTTGCACACAATATCGCGGACTGCTTACACTGTTAG
- a CDS encoding nucleoside kinase — protein sequence MIRLTVEGEVREYEEGTLLKDVASEFQEKFPYDILLATVNGKLQELHKKVKEGTQVHFLTAKDKPGMQTYKRSAILVMLKAFYEVIGAENLTKVSVDFSIGNGLFVEPVGEFTLNQDLVDRIKAQMNSYVEACIPIMKRNVNTDEAVELFHKHRMYDKERLFKYRRVSRVNIYSIGGFEDYYYGYMVQNTGYIKYYDLLLYHDGMMLMLPKEADPSHVPEFQPREKLYTVLKEAESWGRTLQIPNVGALNDQISHGRMNELILIQEALMEKKMGDIAEMIASMTEKKIVMIAGPSSSGKTTFSHRLSIQLRAKGLVPHPIAVDNYFVNRVDSPRDEHGNYNYEVLECLDVKLFNENMTDLLAGKTVEMPTYNFVTGEREYRGDFLTLGREDILVIEGIHCLNERLSYSLPKESKFKIYISALTQLNIDEHNRIPTTDGRLIRRLVRDSRTRGASAQDTIRMWPSVRRGEEENIFPYQEEADVMFNSALVYELAVLKQYAEPILFGVPRDSAEYIEAKRLLKFMDYFLGVSSEDIPKNSVLREFIGGSCFKV from the coding sequence ATGATTCGTTTGACAGTAGAAGGGGAAGTCAGGGAATACGAGGAGGGGACGCTCTTAAAGGATGTGGCGTCAGAGTTCCAGGAGAAGTTTCCCTATGACATCCTGCTTGCAACGGTGAACGGCAAGCTTCAGGAGCTGCACAAGAAGGTGAAAGAGGGGACGCAGGTGCATTTCCTCACGGCTAAGGACAAACCGGGGATGCAGACCTACAAGCGCAGTGCGATCCTGGTGATGCTGAAAGCGTTTTATGAGGTGATCGGAGCGGAGAATCTGACCAAGGTCTCCGTGGATTTCTCCATTGGGAACGGTCTGTTTGTGGAGCCGGTGGGCGAGTTTACGCTGAACCAGGATCTGGTGGACCGGATCAAGGCGCAGATGAACTCCTACGTGGAAGCCTGCATTCCGATCATGAAGCGCAATGTGAACACGGACGAGGCGGTGGAGCTGTTCCACAAGCACCGGATGTACGACAAGGAGCGGCTGTTCAAATACCGTCGGGTCTCCAGGGTGAACATCTACAGCATCGGCGGCTTTGAGGACTACTATTACGGCTACATGGTGCAGAATACCGGCTATATCAAATACTACGATCTGCTCCTGTATCATGACGGCATGATGCTGATGCTTCCCAAGGAAGCGGATCCGTCCCATGTACCGGAGTTTCAGCCCAGGGAAAAGCTTTATACGGTGCTTAAGGAGGCGGAGAGCTGGGGGCGGACGCTCCAGATCCCCAACGTAGGCGCCCTCAATGACCAGATCAGCCACGGCAGGATGAACGAGCTGATCCTGATCCAGGAAGCCCTGATGGAAAAGAAGATGGGCGATATCGCGGAGATGATCGCATCCATGACCGAGAAAAAGATCGTGATGATCGCCGGTCCGTCGTCCTCCGGGAAGACCACCTTTTCCCACCGGCTGTCCATCCAGCTTAGGGCCAAGGGGCTGGTGCCCCATCCGATCGCGGTGGACAATTACTTTGTGAACCGTGTGGACAGTCCGAGAGACGAGCACGGCAACTACAACTATGAGGTACTGGAATGCCTGGACGTAAAGCTGTTCAATGAAAACATGACGGATCTGCTTGCAGGAAAGACGGTTGAAATGCCCACCTACAATTTTGTCACCGGAGAACGGGAATACCGTGGGGATTTCCTGACCCTGGGTCGTGAAGATATCCTGGTCATCGAAGGCATCCACTGCCTGAATGAAAGGCTGTCCTACAGCCTTCCCAAGGAGAGCAAGTTCAAGATCTATATCAGTGCGCTGACTCAGTTAAACATCGACGAGCACAACCGCATTCCCACCACCGACGGCCGCCTGATCCGCCGTCTGGTCCGCGATTCCAGGACCCGCGGCGCCTCCGCCCAGGACACGATCCGTATGTGGCCGTCCGTGCGCAGAGGCGAGGAGGAAAACATCTTCCCCTACCAGGAAGAAGCCGACGTCATGTTCAACTCTGCACTGGTCTATGAGCTGGCAGTGCTTAAACAGTACGCCGAACCAATCCTCTTTGGCGTCCCCCGTGACAGCGCCGAGTATATAGAGGCCAAACGCCTGCTGAAATTCATGGATTATTTCCTGGGCGTCAGCAGCGAGGACATCCCCAAAAACTCCGTTTTACGTGAGTTCATCGGCGGAAGCTGTTTCAAAGTCTAA
- the dnaG gene encoding DNA primase, with amino-acid sequence MYYPEEVVEEVRTRNDIVDVISGYVKLQKKGSNYFGLCPFHNEKSPSFSVSPQKQMYYCFGCGAGGNVITFVMEYENYTFPEALKVLADRAGVKLPEVEYSKEERAKADKRSTLLEINKLAANYFYYQLHKPQGKTGYDYFKNRGLTDDTVRRFGLGFANKTSNDLYQYLRSRGYGDDILKDSGLVTMEERGTYDKFWNRVMFPILDVNNRVIGFGGRVMGDGTPKYLNSPETMIFDKSRNLYGLNYARTSREKYMLACEGYMDVIAMHQAGFTNAVASLGTAFTTQHATLLKRYTDTVVLTYDSDGAGVKAALRAIPILKEVGISTKVLNLKPYKDPDEFMKNLGADAFRERIAQAQNSFLFEIDVLKREYQLEDPEQKTKFYNATARKLLEFTEALERDNYIHAVAQAQFIPYEDLRRLVNRLGNQLGPVPVKQRSEEHGEPREMKKKKEKDDGIRRSQRLLLTWLIERPELFEKIEGIVGPDDFREPLYHKVAEMVFEGYRQGSVNPAGILNHFINDDEQYKEVAALFNANLKESLNNEEQQKAFSETIYRVRKNSLDEASRNATDIGELQRIIREQAALKTIQITID; translated from the coding sequence ATGTATTATCCGGAAGAAGTCGTAGAAGAAGTGCGAACAAGAAATGACATCGTGGATGTGATCTCGGGGTATGTGAAGCTGCAGAAAAAGGGCAGCAATTATTTTGGGCTGTGTCCGTTTCACAATGAGAAATCACCGTCCTTTTCCGTGTCCCCGCAGAAGCAGATGTATTACTGCTTCGGCTGCGGGGCGGGAGGCAATGTCATCACCTTTGTGATGGAATATGAGAACTATACTTTCCCGGAGGCGCTGAAGGTGCTGGCGGACCGGGCGGGGGTCAAGCTGCCGGAGGTGGAGTATTCCAAAGAGGAGCGGGCAAAAGCGGATAAACGTTCGACGCTTTTAGAGATCAACAAGCTGGCGGCGAACTATTTTTATTATCAGCTCCATAAACCCCAGGGAAAGACCGGATACGACTATTTTAAGAACCGGGGGCTGACGGATGACACGGTGCGCAGGTTCGGCCTTGGTTTTGCCAATAAGACAAGCAATGACTTATACCAGTATCTGCGGTCCAGGGGCTACGGGGACGATATCCTGAAGGATTCCGGCCTTGTGACCATGGAGGAGCGCGGGACCTACGACAAGTTCTGGAACCGTGTCATGTTCCCGATCCTGGATGTGAACAACCGGGTGATCGGGTTTGGCGGCAGGGTCATGGGGGACGGGACGCCCAAGTACTTAAACTCCCCGGAGACCATGATCTTTGACAAGAGCCGGAACTTATACGGACTCAATTATGCCCGGACCAGCCGGGAGAAATATATGCTGGCCTGTGAAGGCTATATGGATGTGATCGCCATGCACCAGGCGGGCTTCACCAATGCGGTGGCGTCCCTTGGAACCGCCTTTACGACCCAGCATGCGACTCTTTTAAAACGGTACACGGACACCGTCGTGCTGACCTATGACAGCGACGGGGCGGGGGTGAAAGCGGCGCTGCGCGCGATCCCGATCTTAAAAGAGGTGGGGATCTCCACAAAGGTGCTGAACTTAAAGCCTTACAAGGATCCGGACGAGTTTATGAAGAATCTGGGGGCGGATGCATTTAGGGAGCGGATCGCCCAGGCGCAGAACAGTTTTCTGTTTGAGATCGATGTGCTGAAGCGGGAATACCAGCTTGAGGACCCGGAGCAGAAGACGAAGTTTTACAATGCGACGGCCAGAAAGCTTCTGGAATTTACGGAGGCGCTGGAGCGGGACAACTATATCCATGCGGTAGCGCAGGCTCAGTTCATCCCTTATGAGGACTTGAGGCGGCTGGTCAACCGGCTGGGCAACCAGCTTGGCCCGGTACCAGTAAAGCAGCGGTCCGAGGAGCACGGGGAACCGCGGGAAATGAAAAAGAAAAAAGAGAAGGACGACGGTATCCGCCGTTCCCAGAGGCTTCTTTTGACCTGGCTGATCGAACGGCCGGAACTGTTTGAGAAGATTGAAGGGATCGTGGGACCGGACGATTTTAGGGAACCGCTGTATCACAAGGTGGCAGAGATGGTATTTGAAGGCTACCGGCAGGGCAGCGTAAATCCGGCGGGAATCCTGAATCATTTTATCAATGATGACGAACAATACAAAGAGGTGGCGGCTCTATTTAATGCCAACCTAAAAGAGTCTTTGAACAACGAGGAGCAGCAGAAGGCGTTTTCAGAGACCATATACCGGGTGAGAAAAAACAGCCTCGATGAGGCGAGCAGGAATGCGACAGATATTGGGGAGCTGCAGCGGATTATCAGAGAGCAGGCAGCGTTAAAGACGATCCAGATTACTATCGATTAG
- the rpoD gene encoding RNA polymerase sigma factor RpoD: protein MEERTQTFDEKLVLLLEEAKKKKNVLENREILDFFRGEILDPDKLDRIYDYLDNNNVDVLRVGEDDEIDPDLFIEEELDEEEEIDVEKIDLSVPEGVGVEDPVRMYLKEIGKIPLLSTEDEIELAKKMELGDGEAKKRLAEANLRLVVSIAKRYVGRGMQFLDLIQEGNLGLIKAVEKFDYRKGYKFSTYATWWIRQAITRAIADQARTIRIPVHMVETINRLIRTSRQLVQELGREPTTEEIAARMDIPPERVREIRKISQDPVSLETPIGEEEDSHLGDFIQDDNVAVPADQATFTLLHEQLMETLETLTEREQKVLKLRFGLDDGRPRTLEEVGKEFHVTRERIRQIEAKALRKLRHPSRSRKLKDYLD, encoded by the coding sequence ATGGAAGAACGCACTCAGACGTTTGATGAGAAACTGGTATTGCTGCTGGAGGAAGCGAAGAAGAAAAAGAATGTCCTGGAAAACCGGGAGATTCTTGACTTTTTCCGCGGGGAGATCTTAGACCCGGACAAACTGGACCGGATCTATGATTACCTGGACAACAATAACGTGGATGTACTGCGCGTCGGCGAGGACGATGAGATCGATCCGGATCTGTTCATCGAGGAAGAGCTGGACGAGGAGGAAGAGATCGATGTGGAGAAGATCGATCTGTCGGTGCCTGAGGGCGTCGGTGTGGAAGATCCGGTCCGCATGTATTTAAAGGAGATCGGCAAGATCCCGCTTTTGTCTACCGAGGATGAGATCGAGCTGGCAAAGAAGATGGAGCTGGGGGATGGGGAGGCCAAGAAGCGGCTGGCGGAGGCAAATCTCCGTCTGGTGGTCAGCATTGCCAAGCGCTATGTGGGCAGAGGAATGCAGTTCTTAGACCTGATCCAGGAGGGCAACTTGGGTCTTATCAAGGCGGTGGAGAAGTTTGATTACCGCAAGGGCTATAAGTTTTCCACTTACGCAACCTGGTGGATACGGCAGGCAATCACCCGGGCGATCGCTGACCAGGCGCGGACGATCCGTATCCCGGTCCATATGGTGGAGACTATCAACCGGCTGATCCGGACCTCCAGGCAGCTTGTGCAGGAGCTGGGGCGGGAGCCTACCACCGAGGAGATCGCGGCGCGCATGGACATTCCACCGGAACGGGTGCGTGAGATCCGCAAGATCTCCCAGGACCCGGTGTCTCTTGAGACGCCGATCGGCGAGGAGGAGGACAGCCATCTGGGAGATTTCATCCAGGACGACAATGTGGCTGTGCCTGCGGACCAGGCCACCTTTACTCTTCTGCATGAACAGCTGATGGAGACGCTGGAGACGCTGACCGAGAGGGAGCAGAAGGTGTTGAAGCTGCGGTTTGGGCTGGATGACGGCAGGCCGCGGACACTGGAGGAGGTCGGAAAAGAATTCCACGTGACCAGGGAGCGCATCCGGCAGATCGAGGCGAAGGCGCTGCGGAAGCTGCGCCATCCCAGCCGGAGCAGAAAGCTGAAGGATTATCTGGACTAA
- a CDS encoding Nif3-like dinuclear metal center hexameric protein, which translates to MQCRELIGRLDELAPRAYACEWDNPGFLAGREEKEIKKILVALDATDEVVEQAIREGADMLLTHHPLIFKPLKQVNDQNFISRRIVELIQADICYFAMHTNFDIAPGCMADLAAEKLGLIPEEPLEVTGEADGAAIGVGKIGSLKEPVSVEALGRRVKELFGLPFVTVYGTEQVTGPVSRVAVSPGAGGSMIRYGIEKKAQVLVTGDIGHHDGIDAAANHMAVIDAGHYGLEHIFIPFMADYLKQMLPGGVEIVTALPAFPAKVIC; encoded by the coding sequence ATGCAATGCAGGGAACTGATAGGACGGCTGGATGAGCTGGCACCGCGGGCGTATGCCTGCGAGTGGGACAATCCCGGTTTTCTTGCCGGAAGGGAAGAAAAAGAGATTAAAAAGATCCTGGTGGCGCTGGACGCCACGGACGAGGTGGTGGAACAGGCCATCCGGGAAGGCGCGGATATGCTCCTTACCCATCATCCGTTGATCTTTAAACCGTTAAAACAGGTAAATGACCAGAATTTTATCAGCCGGCGCATCGTAGAATTAATACAGGCGGATATCTGTTATTTTGCGATGCACACGAATTTCGATATCGCGCCGGGCTGTATGGCAGATCTGGCGGCTGAAAAGCTGGGCCTGATACCGGAGGAGCCGCTGGAGGTGACCGGAGAGGCAGACGGCGCAGCCATCGGAGTGGGGAAGATCGGCAGCCTAAAGGAGCCTGTGAGCGTGGAAGCTTTGGGACGGAGGGTGAAGGAGCTGTTCGGTCTTCCATTTGTGACGGTGTACGGCACAGAACAGGTGACCGGCCCGGTCAGCCGCGTGGCAGTCTCTCCCGGCGCGGGCGGCAGCATGATCCGGTATGGGATAGAGAAGAAGGCCCAGGTGCTTGTGACCGGGGATATCGGACATCACGACGGCATTGATGCGGCTGCAAACCATATGGCGGTGATCGATGCGGGGCACTACGGGCTGGAGCATATCTTTATACCGTTTATGGCGGACTATTTAAAACAGATGCTGCCGGGCGGGGTTGAGATTGTGACGGCGCTTCCGGCATTTCCGGCGAAGGTCATCTGCTGA
- a CDS encoding redox-sensing transcriptional repressor Rex, with protein sequence MEGREISKAVITRLPRYYRYLGELLESGVERISSNELSVRMRVTASQIRQDLNNFGGFGQQGYGYNVKYLYTEIGKILGIDRQHNLIIIGAGNLGQAIANYANFEKRGFIIKGMFDINPRLIGLVVRGIEIRGVDDLEQFIRDNDVQMAALTIPKTKAPEIADRLVDAGIKAIWNFAHVDLTVPDDVVVENVHLSESLMRLSYRVCSMQDRIDEEKEQTEMKPARQEKDSTRS encoded by the coding sequence ATGGAAGGTAGAGAGATATCTAAGGCGGTCATAACACGGCTTCCGAGATATTACCGTTATCTGGGGGAATTGCTGGAATCGGGGGTGGAGCGGATCTCGTCCAACGAGCTGAGCGTCAGGATGAGAGTGACGGCATCGCAGATCCGGCAGGATTTAAATAATTTCGGCGGCTTTGGCCAGCAGGGATATGGCTATAATGTCAAATATCTTTATACGGAGATCGGGAAGATACTGGGGATCGACCGGCAGCACAACCTGATCATCATCGGGGCCGGGAACCTGGGCCAGGCTATCGCCAATTATGCCAATTTTGAGAAGCGGGGATTTATCATCAAGGGAATGTTTGATATCAATCCCAGACTGATCGGCCTGGTGGTGCGCGGCATAGAGATCCGTGGTGTGGATGATCTGGAGCAGTTTATAAGGGACAACGATGTGCAGATGGCGGCGCTGACGATCCCCAAGACCAAAGCTCCCGAGATTGCCGACCGTCTGGTTGACGCAGGCATCAAAGCGATCTGGAATTTCGCCCATGTGGACTTAACGGTACCGGACGATGTGGTGGTGGAGAACGTACACCTGTCAGAGAGCCTGATGCGCCTGTCTTACCGCGTGTGCAGCATGCAGGACCGGATCGATGAAGAGAAGGAGCAGACAGAGATGAAACCTGCCAGGCAGGAAAAAGACAGTACAAGATCCTGA
- the abc-f gene encoding ribosomal protection-like ABC-F family protein, with protein MILSCNHINKAFGTDQILSDVSFHIEDQEKAAIVGINGAGKSTLLKIIVGELAADQGEVVLSKGKTLGYLAQHQDLDSSRSIYEELKEVKRPIIEMEQQIRSLELKMKDAQGEELEQMLSAYSRLNHTFELENGYAWQSEITGVLKGLGFCEDEFDKKVTTLSGGQKTRVSLGRLLLSRPDVILLDEPTNHLDMESIAWLETYLLNYNGAVVIVAHDRYFLNRVVTKIVELEQGRSAVYQGNYTAYSEKKAMVRAAQMKAYLNQQQEIRHQEEVITKLKSFNREKSIKRAESREKMLAKIEVLEKPVEVNDEMHIALEPNITSGNDVLTIRDLSKAFGSQKLFDHIDMDVKRGERVAIIGNNGTGKTTILKLINGMLPADTGTITLGSKVHVGYYDQEHHVLHMEKTVFEEVQDAYPNLTNTQVRNILAAFLFTGDDVFKRISDLSGGERGRVSLAKLMLSEANFLILDEPTNHLDITSKEILEDALQNYTGTVLYVSHDRYFINQTATRILELTGRTLLNYIGNYDYYLEKKELMTSLYVTPAADSGDSVMASGVSSSSNGEAVSEVKQDWKAQKEEQARIRKRQNDLKKTEDEIHRLETRDAEIDGLLTLEEIYTDVDKLLELNNEKESIQTKLEELYEQWEELAE; from the coding sequence ATGATATTATCGTGCAATCACATAAACAAGGCATTCGGCACAGACCAGATCCTGTCCGATGTGTCCTTCCATATAGAAGACCAGGAAAAGGCCGCCATCGTCGGTATCAACGGCGCCGGCAAATCTACCCTGCTGAAGATCATCGTCGGCGAACTTGCTGCTGACCAGGGCGAAGTGGTCCTGTCCAAAGGAAAAACCCTGGGTTATCTGGCACAGCACCAGGATCTTGACAGCTCCCGCAGCATCTACGAGGAGCTTAAGGAAGTAAAACGCCCCATCATCGAGATGGAGCAGCAGATCCGCAGCCTGGAACTGAAGATGAAGGATGCGCAGGGAGAAGAGCTGGAACAGATGCTTTCCGCCTACAGCCGCTTAAACCACACCTTCGAGCTGGAAAACGGCTACGCCTGGCAGAGTGAGATCACCGGCGTTTTAAAGGGTCTGGGCTTTTGCGAGGACGAATTTGACAAAAAGGTCACTACTCTGTCGGGAGGCCAGAAGACCCGCGTATCCTTAGGCCGGCTCCTGCTCTCCCGCCCGGATGTGATCCTTCTCGACGAGCCGACCAACCATCTGGATATGGAATCCATCGCATGGCTTGAGACCTATCTCTTAAACTACAACGGGGCTGTCGTGATCGTCGCCCATGACCGGTATTTCTTAAACCGCGTGGTCACAAAGATCGTGGAGCTGGAACAGGGCCGCAGCGCCGTCTACCAGGGCAACTACACCGCCTACAGCGAGAAAAAAGCCATGGTCCGCGCCGCCCAGATGAAAGCCTATTTAAACCAGCAGCAGGAGATCAGGCATCAGGAGGAAGTGATCACCAAGCTCAAATCCTTCAACCGGGAAAAGTCCATTAAACGCGCGGAGAGCCGGGAAAAGATGCTTGCCAAGATCGAGGTCCTTGAAAAGCCCGTGGAAGTCAATGATGAGATGCATATCGCTTTGGAGCCCAATATCACCAGCGGCAACGACGTGCTGACCATCCGGGATTTAAGCAAGGCCTTTGGCAGCCAGAAGCTGTTTGACCACATCGATATGGATGTGAAACGAGGCGAGCGGGTTGCCATCATCGGCAACAATGGTACCGGGAAGACCACCATTTTAAAGCTGATCAACGGGATGCTGCCCGCCGATACCGGGACCATCACCCTCGGTTCCAAGGTCCATGTCGGTTACTACGACCAGGAGCACCATGTGCTCCACATGGAAAAGACTGTGTTTGAGGAGGTCCAGGACGCCTACCCTAACCTGACCAACACCCAGGTGCGCAATATCCTTGCCGCATTTTTATTTACGGGCGACGATGTGTTTAAGCGAATCTCCGATTTAAGCGGCGGGGAGCGGGGACGTGTTTCCCTCGCAAAGCTGATGCTCTCGGAGGCGAACTTCTTGATCCTGGACGAGCCGACCAACCATTTAGATATTACCTCCAAGGAGATCTTGGAGGATGCGCTGCAGAATTATACCGGCACAGTTCTGTACGTGTCCCATGACCGGTATTTCATCAATCAGACTGCCACCCGGATCCTGGAGCTGACTGGTCGGACGCTGCTTAATTATATCGGGAATTACGACTATTACTTAGAGAAAAAAGAACTGATGACAAGCCTCTACGTGACCCCGGCTGCTGATTCCGGCGACTCTGTTATGGCTTCCGGAGTTTCTTCCTCCAGCAATGGAGAAGCCGTATCTGAAGTCAAGCAGGACTGGAAAGCCCAGAAGGAGGAGCAGGCGCGCATCCGCAAACGCCAGAACGATCTAAAGAAAACAGAGGACGAGATCCACCGCCTTGAAACCCGCGATGCAGAGATTGACGGGCTTTTAACCCTGGAGGAGATCTACACGGATGTGGATAAGCTTTTAGAACTTAACAATGAAAAAGAGTCCATCCAGACAAAGCTGGAAGAACTCTATGAACAGTGGGAGGAGCTGGCGGAATAA